The region CGGCTGCGGAGAGTATTTCGGTTAAATTAAGAGGGAAAATTGCGTTGGCTGGGATTCTGTCGGGACTTGCGTATGCAACGCATACCCTTATTAAGCGAGACAGGCGGGCAGTGGAGAAACTACGACTCCATCTTGGCCCACCTGAGCGTGTTGTTCAGTTTGAACGCGGATTCGATTTATGGCGTATTGATTATTACCGGGAACAGTGTTATCTGTTTCAAAACAACCGGTTCATCAAATCTATGCCTTACGCTGACCTGCAATCCGGACATCGAGCGAATATTCGTAGTAAGACCTGCACATGCAAGTTCATGCCACCATTTCTTATTGATACGCCCGTTTTAGGGTCCCCCAGGTGGTCGCGGCTTTGCCTTTTGCACTTACAGCAAGCCCCTCAACTTGTATCTTCCGGTCTCTATCGTTTGGGAGCCGAACGTTCGCTTGATCTGGGGCTGTCGCTTTCACGTTAGTTGTCACGAAGATTGCATCGATCATCGTAGCGTCTTCCCGGACAGCGATCCGTAAAAGCGTCTCACCCTTTTTGTCGAATTCCCACTCTCGATCAAATGTTCCGCCATCTAACCAGTGGTTGATACGGTCCCAGTGCCACGCGGCACCTTGACCAACGCCCCACCGAAACTCTGTATTCTGTGTCTGTTGGGCATCTTCGTCTGGATCGGCGGGTTGCCATGTTACCCAAAAGGAATCACTGTTGCCATCCCATGCGATGACATGCCCCCAGAGAGCATAGTCCCCCGGTTCCGGAATATTAATGATAAAATCAGCATGACCTGTGCCACCGCCACCGGCGACCGGTGCGCCTTCCATCCAGATAAATTTCCCATCAGAGGCAAGTTTATCCTCTGCAATAATCATAGGTTCTACCATCTCATTTGCGAGTTCCGCTTCGAGAGCAATCTCAACCTCTGCGCCAAGTCTTGCTGTTCCATATAAGAATGTTGTTAATATAACCAGCATGAAAATTATACTGTGTCTCATCGCAAACCTCCTTTCTTTGTATAGTAGTCAGCGGTCAGGGCGCGTTGCTACACAACTCTCTCAGCAGTCAGCAGGATGTTGTGGGTATGACAAACGTTCAATTATTGCCACAAACGAGTTACTGACCGCTGATCGCTGAGAGTGAAGTGGAACGGAACGCCCTGACTGCTATTACCTATCTTGCTGCTTTGAGTTTACCCCAGGTTGTAGTGAGTTTATCTTGCGGTTCAACCGGGACTAAGGAATCTGATGGAATCGGGTCGCGGGGACCTGCTTCCGCTTCATCTTCAGAAAGATTGTCGGTGATGAAAATTACATCCAACATTGTCGCATCTTCCCGAACTGCGATACGGAGTGTTGTTTCGCCTGCCTCCAATTCCCATTCCCGTTCAAATGTTCCGCCGTCTAACCAGTGGTTAATACGGTCCCAGTGCCATTCTTCACCTTGGCCAACACCCCAGCGGAACTCAGTGTTTTGAGTCTCTTGAGCGTTTTCGTCTGGATCGGCGGGTTGCCACGTGACCCAGAAGGAATCACTGTTACCGTCCCATGCGATGACCTTGCCCCAGAGTGCGTAAGTGCCGGCTTCTGGGATAGGCAGGATGTATTCTGCCCAACCTTCACCACCGCCACCAGCCAATGGAGGTCCTTCCATCCATATAAACTGGCCCCCTGAAGCATCGGCATCGTCGTCGATTATCATTGGTGCTTCGATGGCATCCGCCATTTCTGCCTCAATTGCCCGCTCATAGCCGTAACTGATACCGCTTGTTAGCAGTAATCCGAATATGAAGAGCATACCTAATACTAAAGTTGTGAAACGCATAAAACGTATCTCCTTTTATTGTAGCACTCAGCCATCAGAGCGCTGCGCTTTCAGCAATCAGTAAGGCGTTGTGGTGTTTACAGAAATTTCTACTAATACCGATAACGATCTCTAACTGACTACTGACCACTGACAGTGAGCGTAGCGAACGCCCTGATGACTGACAGCCATTTTGTTATGGGGTTCGGATTTTGCCCCATTGTTGAATTTGTAATCCTGAAGGTTCTATTGATAGTGCATCTGGACCGCTATACCATTTCGGTTGTGTTGCCCATGCACCGTTGTTAATTAATTCACGGCGTTCGCTACCATCAGCACGTATGAGATGGATAACCCACCTGCCGTCTTTTTCAAATTGAAAAGCGATAGTATCTCCATCAGGTGCATAAGCAGGAACGGCTTCATCTGTGGGTGTATCGGTCAAAGCTTCCTTATTTTCACCGTTCACTGCGTCCATAATATACAAGTCAAAATCGGCGAGTTCTGCCTCTTGGTGCATGGCGGCGTATACAATCCGTGTGCCGTCAGGTGCCCAAGCCGGATAAGTGTCCATCAACGGTTGATCCGTCAACCGCCGTTCAACTCCGGTATGGACATCAACGACGTATATATCCCAATTGAATTCCCGCTTTGAGTGGAAAGCGAGACTGTTTCCATCGGGTGCCCACGCTGGAATCTCATCTTCAAAGGCATTTTGCGTAAGTTGGATGACCTCATCGTTATGAAGATCAAGCAAGTAGATGTCGAAATGCCCGCCGCGATTTGATGTGAAAGCGAGGCGTTTACCGTCGGGTGCCCACGCTGGTGCTTTATCCGTCCCGGGGTGATGTGTTAATCGGTGCTGGTCGTTGCCATCAGCCTGCATCACGTAAATCTCATGATTTCCGTCTCGCCGTGAAAAAAATGCGATCTGCGTGCCGTCAGGTGCCCACGTTGGATAGTAGTCCGCCGCAGGGTTGCGTGTAAGATTCACAGGCTGCTTCCCGGCGGTGTCTGTCAGATAGATTTCCCAGTCACCGCTCACATCCGAGGCGAAAGCGATCGTTAGGGGCGGTTGTGGTTGGCACAAAGCACTATCGATTAAAAGTACAAACGTGAAAAAAAGACTACTCTGACATACTAACAAAATTCGCATTTTTTGTCTATGTTTTTTATGAGGGTTCTGGGTTTTGGGTTTTGGGTTAAAGAGACCTCTCTTGACTCACTACCCACTACCCACGACTCACCACCCACTTCAGAATTTCCCGTCGCGTACCTCAAAATGGGTCGGTTTGTGAAGCGTTGTGCCGCCTATCCTGACCCATTCTGCTACCCATTCAACCATCTGCCCTAAGGAGACACAAGGGTATCCAAACAGTTGATGACACCGAGAGGCGTTGCTCAACAGGGCAGTTTCTGCCTCTTCACCGTCAAAACGCAGCGATTTGCTAAAGAGTGTTCCGAAACATGACGCAAGGTATCGGACAGAAACAGTCTCTGGACCCGTCACATTGAGAATCAACGGTGGGCTTTGACAGTGCGCAAAAGCCCGTAAGGCGACCGCATTCGCATCGCCTTGCCAGATTACGTTCACATTTCCCATTTCCAAGGAGATTGGCTCTTCAGCATAAACTTTTTCAGCGATATCCAACAGTATACCATAGCGGAGGTCTATGGCGTAGTTCAGTCGCAAAATTGCCATCGGCGTACCGAATTGCGATGAGAAGTAGGTGCATATCCGCTCACGGCTCAGGCACGATTGCGCGTATTCACCAATCGGAGCAATAGGTGAATTCTCAGTGGCACCGCCGTAAGAGACCGGGGTCAGCGGATAGACGTTCCCTGTTGAGAAAATGACCAACCGGGAGTTGCGAAACTTATCCGCTACACGTCCCGGCATATAGCCGTTCATCGCCCACGTCAGACTTTCATTGCCTATAGAGCCGAATTTCCTACCTGCCATTAGAATCACATTTTCGATGTTAGGTAGGTTTTGCAGACTGTTTTCTGAGAGTAAATCGGCGGCAATCGTTTCAATACCCGCTGCTTGTAAGTTTTCTTGTACGCCGGATGTCGAAAAACGGGAGACCCCAATCACTCTTTTGGTGATACCTGCAGCGTCGATGGCGCGTTTCGCCTGTTTCGCGAGTGTCGGTCCCATCTTGCCCCCGACACCGAGGATGAGGATATCCCCTTCCAGCGCAGCGAGTGCCGCGATTACTTCATCTGTCGGCTTGGATAAATATGATTCTAATTGGGATTCTGTTTTTATCAAAGGAGGTTAAAAAGTTAGCGACGATTAGGAATCCTATATCGCCTTTCTCTTAAGTCGATATGTTTAAGGGACAGGCACTGAGACCTGTCCCTACCGTCTTTTGATTAATACTCAGACTTGATGTTTGCCCATGTGGTGCTCAATTTGTCCTTAGGATCAACGGAAAATAAAACACCTTTGTTCATATCAGCGTTAATTTCGTCCTCGCTCAAGGCACGTGTATAAAAAGCAAACTCATCAATAAATCCGTTGAGGTATTGAATATCTGCCTCATTGTCCTTGCAGAGAACAATAGCACCCGTCGGTGCGGCAAAGATTGTGAACTTACCACTCCAATCATCTTCACCCACCACTTTGCCGTTGAGATAAGACTTCTGAACTTTGCCGTCATACGTGCCAGCAATATGCACCCACTTCTTAGTTGGTAGAACCGGAATCGGTGTCCGGTGTTCTGTGTTTTTAGTGTCGTAGATGTAGAACACCATATCCGCGGCCCCTTCGATGAAGGTTTCCGCGGGCCACGCTCCTGCAGCATTCAGTGATTCCCAGATTTGCTGTGTGTCACCGGTAGGTGCCTTAATCATTACCCAATGCTCCACGGTCATCTCTGTGAGTTCAACGTCGGTGAGGCCGGGTACCTCTGGTGGTGATTTAATAGCGCTTTGCTCACACTCCATCGCACCGCCAATTTTGCCCTCCTTGCTCCAGTCTGCGCCATCGACTTCGGCATCAAACCCGTTCCCGGTGTCGTCTACAACCTCTTTGTCATCATCTTCGTCGAAGGAGTAGTAGATTAGTAGGTCAGGATCGTTCCGAATCGCTTCAACGTTCGCTGAAAACGCGAGGACAGCACAGAAAGCCAGCCAGAATAGTAACCTTTTCATCGTGATTCTCCTTTTTTAATGGTTGTTGGTTATCAGTTGTCAGTTGACGGTTACCAGTAGTAAGTCGAAGCCGAG is a window of Candidatus Poribacteria bacterium DNA encoding:
- a CDS encoding LamG domain-containing protein, with product MKRLLFWLAFCAVLAFSANVEAIRNDPDLLIYYSFDEDDDKEVVDDTGNGFDAEVDGADWSKEGKIGGAMECEQSAIKSPPEVPGLTDVELTEMTVEHWVMIKAPTGDTQQIWESLNAAGAWPAETFIEGAADMVFYIYDTKNTEHRTPIPVLPTKKWVHIAGTYDGKVQKSYLNGKVVGEDDWSGKFTIFAAPTGAIVLCKDNEADIQYLNGFIDEFAFYTRALSEDEINADMNKGVLFSVDPKDKLSTTWANIKSEY
- a CDS encoding DPP IV N-terminal domain-containing protein: MCQPQPPLTIAFASDVSGDWEIYLTDTAGKQPVNLTRNPAADYYPTWAPDGTQIAFFSRRDGNHEIYVMQADGNDQHRLTHHPGTDKAPAWAPDGKRLAFTSNRGGHFDIYLLDLHNDEVIQLTQNAFEDEIPAWAPDGNSLAFHSKREFNWDIYVVDVHTGVERRLTDQPLMDTYPAWAPDGTRIVYAAMHQEAELADFDLYIMDAVNGENKEALTDTPTDEAVPAYAPDGDTIAFQFEKDGRWVIHLIRADGSERRELINNGAWATQPKWYSGPDALSIEPSGLQIQQWGKIRTP
- a CDS encoding NAD-dependent epimerase/dehydratase family protein encodes the protein MKTESQLESYLSKPTDEVIAALAALEGDILILGVGGKMGPTLAKQAKRAIDAAGITKRVIGVSRFSTSGVQENLQAAGIETIAADLLSENSLQNLPNIENVILMAGRKFGSIGNESLTWAMNGYMPGRVADKFRNSRLVIFSTGNVYPLTPVSYGGATENSPIAPIGEYAQSCLSRERICTYFSSQFGTPMAILRLNYAIDLRYGILLDIAEKVYAEEPISLEMGNVNVIWQGDANAVALRAFAHCQSPPLILNVTGPETVSVRYLASCFGTLFSKSLRFDGEEAETALLSNASRCHQLFGYPCVSLGQMVEWVAEWVRIGGTTLHKPTHFEVRDGKF